From Nocardioides sp. HDW12B, the proteins below share one genomic window:
- a CDS encoding tyrosine-type recombinase/integrase: MSRSRALAFAAEVEEAGQQWPTNPDGIRWSKGHGYVLPVEETESLPETFHDVAISYFRYQARMMKLGHLKPYTLHRYRRAYELHLLTTFGPMVLTEIQPLDIEDWMVEQRDLPSTGKSIRNRHGLLFSILMHGQKRLGLRPDNPAELTRLPSKDSELGRQVRFFQREEWALLRSCLRSDVHLLVDVALATGMRWGELAALRRGDLSFPDNQTARIHVVRAWSKRAPDEDPIDLTAGQNRTWKLGPPKSRRSRYVVVRGQDAARLRRAVSSHDPDTYVFRTAQGNPWRYPDFHSDRWVPARNEAVRRGMTKHATPHMLRHTTVVWSLAAGVRIEVVSEQLGHASLQITYDVYGGLINLHDPVMAEAMSREMLTIASAVVPRPTPHDVDNRPIRPAAPDGTRRRNS, translated from the coding sequence GTGAGTCGGTCGCGGGCCCTCGCCTTCGCCGCGGAGGTGGAGGAGGCAGGGCAGCAGTGGCCCACCAACCCTGATGGCATCCGCTGGAGCAAAGGCCACGGCTACGTCTTACCCGTCGAAGAGACGGAGAGCCTTCCCGAGACCTTCCACGACGTAGCGATCAGCTACTTCCGATACCAGGCGCGCATGATGAAGCTCGGTCATCTCAAGCCCTACACGCTGCATCGCTACCGGCGCGCCTACGAGCTCCACCTGTTGACCACCTTCGGGCCCATGGTGCTCACCGAGATCCAGCCACTCGACATCGAAGACTGGATGGTCGAGCAACGAGACCTACCGTCGACCGGCAAGAGCATCCGCAACCGGCATGGACTGCTGTTCTCCATCCTCATGCACGGCCAGAAGAGGCTTGGGCTGCGACCTGACAACCCAGCAGAGCTGACAAGGCTGCCGAGCAAGGACAGTGAGCTCGGCCGTCAGGTCCGGTTCTTCCAGCGCGAGGAGTGGGCACTGCTGCGCTCGTGTCTGCGCAGCGACGTGCACCTGCTCGTCGACGTCGCCCTCGCCACCGGCATGCGCTGGGGTGAGCTCGCCGCCCTACGGCGCGGCGACCTCTCGTTCCCAGACAACCAGACCGCCCGGATCCATGTAGTCCGGGCGTGGTCGAAACGGGCCCCCGACGAAGACCCGATCGACCTCACGGCCGGCCAGAACCGCACCTGGAAGCTCGGCCCCCCGAAATCGCGGCGCTCACGGTACGTCGTAGTTCGCGGTCAAGACGCCGCACGCCTGCGCCGCGCCGTGTCATCGCACGACCCCGACACCTACGTCTTCAGAACAGCGCAAGGCAACCCCTGGCGGTACCCAGACTTCCACTCCGACCGGTGGGTGCCCGCGCGCAACGAAGCCGTCCGACGCGGAATGACCAAACACGCCACACCCCACATGCTCCGTCACACAACCGTCGTGTGGTCACTGGCCGCCGGGGTCCGGATCGAAGTCGTCTCTGAACAGCTCGGTCACGCCAGCCTGCAAATCACCTACGACGTCTACGGCGGTCTCATCAACCTTCACGACCCGGTGATGGCCGAGGCGATGTCACGCGAAATGCTCACCATCGCGTCGGCCGTTGTTCCTCGCCCGACGCCGCACGACGTCGACAACCGCCCGATCAGGCCCGCGGCGCCAGACGGCACCCGGCGCCGAAACAGTTGA
- a CDS encoding M20/M25/M40 family metallo-hydrolase, producing the protein MSAPESETPQDRSYDPAAEVVDICRDLIRIDTTNTGDGDGPGERKAAEHVASLLSDVGIEVTLSESRPGRTSLLARWGGSPGSDKPPLLVHGHLDVVPADADDWQLHPLSGEIKDGAIWGRGAVDMKDFDAIILSVVRARQRAGKAPDREIVLAFTADEEAGGHQGAEHLITEHRDLLADCSEAVGEVGGFSATVRGQRIYLIEAAEKGMAWMRLTARGTAGHGSMRNPDNPVSRLTAAVARIGAHEWPVQLTPQMEVLLAAVADLAGTEATPENAPALIEEFGSAARLLSNTIRHSVNPTRLDAGYKVNVVPATATAELDGRFLPGFEDDFFGTLKELIGEGIDLDFISNQHALETAYEGDIVTAMNRSLLAEDPGALVAPYLMPAGTDGKHWAKLGIRCFGFSPLKLPADLDFTALFHGVDERVPVDALEFGARVFDRFLDDA; encoded by the coding sequence GTGAGCGCACCGGAGAGCGAGACCCCCCAGGATCGGTCCTACGACCCCGCCGCGGAGGTCGTGGACATCTGTCGCGACCTGATCCGCATCGACACCACCAACACCGGCGACGGTGACGGACCGGGGGAGCGCAAGGCCGCCGAGCACGTCGCGTCGCTGCTGTCCGACGTCGGTATCGAGGTCACGCTCAGCGAGTCCCGGCCCGGCCGCACCAGCCTGCTCGCCCGCTGGGGCGGGTCGCCCGGCTCGGACAAGCCGCCGCTGCTGGTCCACGGCCACCTCGACGTCGTCCCCGCCGACGCCGACGACTGGCAGCTGCACCCGCTGTCCGGCGAGATCAAGGACGGCGCGATCTGGGGCCGCGGCGCGGTCGACATGAAGGACTTCGATGCGATCATCCTCAGCGTCGTCCGGGCCCGTCAGCGCGCCGGGAAGGCGCCCGACCGCGAGATCGTTCTCGCCTTCACCGCCGACGAGGAGGCAGGCGGGCACCAGGGCGCCGAGCACCTCATCACCGAGCACCGCGACCTGCTCGCCGACTGCTCCGAGGCCGTGGGCGAGGTCGGCGGCTTCAGCGCCACCGTCCGCGGGCAGCGCATCTACCTCATCGAGGCCGCCGAGAAGGGCATGGCCTGGATGCGCCTCACCGCGCGCGGCACCGCCGGCCACGGCTCGATGCGCAACCCCGACAACCCCGTCTCCCGTCTGACGGCCGCGGTCGCGCGCATCGGCGCCCACGAGTGGCCGGTGCAGCTCACCCCGCAGATGGAGGTGCTGCTCGCGGCGGTCGCCGACCTCGCCGGCACCGAGGCCACCCCCGAGAACGCCCCGGCGCTCATCGAGGAGTTCGGCTCCGCCGCTCGGCTGCTGAGCAACACCATCCGCCACAGCGTCAACCCCACCCGCCTCGACGCCGGCTACAAGGTCAACGTCGTGCCCGCCACCGCCACCGCCGAGCTGGACGGCCGCTTCCTGCCCGGGTTCGAGGACGACTTCTTCGGCACCCTCAAGGAGCTCATCGGCGAGGGCATCGACCTCGACTTCATCAGCAACCAGCACGCCCTCGAGACCGCCTACGAGGGCGACATCGTCACCGCCATGAACAGGTCCCTGCTGGCCGAGGACCCCGGCGCGCTCGTGGCGCCGTACCTCATGCCCGCCGGCACCGACGGCAAGCACTGGGCCAAGCTGGGCATCCGCTGCTTCGGGTTCTCCCCGCTCAAGCTGCCCGCCGACCTCGACTTCACCGCGCTCTTCCACGGCGTCGACGAGCGCGTGCCGGTCGACGCCCTCGAGTTCGGCGCCCGCGTCTTCGACCGCTTCCTCGACGACGCCTGA
- the arfB gene encoding alternative ribosome rescue aminoacyl-tRNA hydrolase ArfB produces MADDLTVTRALVIPGGELRERFSRSSGPGGQGVNTTDSRVELSFDVAGSPSVPEPLRERMLDRLAGRLVDGVVTIAASEHRAQLANRQAARERLAQLLREAAAPPPRKRRATRPTRGSKERRLTAKKRRGETKRLRRGGFE; encoded by the coding sequence ATGGCCGACGACCTGACGGTGACCCGCGCGCTGGTGATCCCCGGCGGCGAGCTGCGGGAGCGCTTCTCCCGGTCGTCGGGCCCCGGGGGACAGGGGGTCAACACCACCGACAGCCGGGTCGAGCTGTCCTTCGACGTCGCCGGCTCGCCGTCGGTGCCCGAGCCGCTGCGCGAGCGCATGCTCGACCGTCTGGCCGGGCGCCTCGTCGACGGCGTCGTCACGATCGCCGCCAGCGAGCACCGCGCGCAGCTGGCCAACCGTCAAGCCGCCCGCGAGCGGCTGGCCCAGCTGCTGCGCGAGGCCGCGGCGCCGCCTCCCCGCAAGCGTCGGGCCACCCGGCCCACGCGCGGGTCCAAGGAGCGCCGGCTCACGGCGAAGAAGCGGCGCGGCGAGACCAAGAGGCTCCGGCGGGGCGGGTTCGAGTGA
- a CDS encoding alpha/beta hydrolase: MTIPHTALRRRALLTGTLGLAAGVALTACTGGDVVSTGSTTGDGSTTGDGSTTGDGSTTGDGSTDEDDSPERFTYGEDPSQWADLYRPQDPDASPGVVVVVHGGFWKSAYGASLGAPLAADLAARGWTAWNLEYRRVGNGGGAPETFDDVAAGIDLLAEVPDLDLGTVLTLGHSAGGHLAAWAAARGRTQRWADPRVGVTGVVSQAGVLDLTEAAADGLGAGAVEAFIGRAPGPSYDDLDPQRQIPLDVPVRCVHGRSDSNVPLSQSADYVRAAQEAGADADLLEVDGDHFVLIDPGSDVWRSTVDLLTELAGPAGPA, encoded by the coding sequence GTGACGATCCCTCACACCGCGCTCCGACGACGCGCCCTGCTCACCGGCACCCTCGGGCTCGCCGCGGGCGTGGCCCTGACCGCATGCACAGGAGGAGACGTGGTCTCGACAGGCTCGACCACCGGGGACGGCTCGACCACCGGGGACGGCTCGACCACCGGGGACGGCTCGACCACCGGGGACGGCTCGACCGACGAGGACGACTCGCCGGAGCGGTTCACCTACGGCGAGGACCCCTCGCAGTGGGCCGACCTCTACCGCCCGCAGGACCCCGACGCGTCACCGGGCGTCGTGGTGGTCGTCCACGGCGGGTTCTGGAAGTCGGCGTACGGCGCCTCGCTCGGCGCCCCGCTGGCGGCCGACCTGGCGGCGCGGGGCTGGACCGCCTGGAACCTGGAGTACCGCCGGGTGGGCAACGGCGGCGGCGCCCCGGAGACCTTCGACGACGTCGCGGCGGGCATCGACCTCCTCGCCGAGGTGCCGGACCTCGACCTCGGCACCGTCCTCACCCTGGGTCACTCCGCCGGTGGGCACCTCGCCGCCTGGGCCGCAGCCCGCGGTCGCACGCAGCGGTGGGCCGACCCGCGGGTCGGGGTCACCGGCGTGGTGTCCCAGGCCGGTGTCCTCGACCTCACCGAGGCGGCCGCCGACGGTCTCGGCGCCGGCGCCGTCGAGGCCTTCATCGGTCGGGCGCCGGGCCCGTCGTACGACGACCTCGACCCGCAGCGGCAGATCCCCCTCGACGTGCCGGTGCGGTGCGTTCACGGACGCAGCGACAGCAACGTGCCGCTGTCGCAGTCCGCCGACTACGTGCGCGCCGCGCAGGAGGCCGGTGCCGACGCGGACCTGCTCGAGGTCGACGGCGACCACTTCGTGCTCATCGACCCCGGCTCGGACGTGTGGCGCTCCACCGTCGACCTGCTGACGGAGCTCGCCGGGCCGGCCGGACCCGCCTGA
- a CDS encoding DUF5703 family protein, translated as MPSGSALPLHTSSRRDTAFGRPRRTAELEFERLTIPRDFSRSFVTRMLVDRAEHGGWELDRVRILADGTRKVVLRRKIIRQRSLEQTA; from the coding sequence ATGCCGTCCGGGTCCGCGCTGCCGCTGCACACCTCGTCGCGCCGGGACACCGCGTTCGGCCGCCCGCGCCGCACCGCGGAGCTCGAGTTCGAGCGGCTCACGATCCCGCGTGACTTCTCCCGCTCCTTCGTGACCCGCATGCTCGTCGACCGGGCCGAGCACGGCGGCTGGGAGCTCGACCGGGTGCGCATCCTCGCCGACGGCACGCGCAAGGTCGTGCTGCGTCGCAAGATCATCCGCCAGCGCAGCCTCGAGCAGACCGCCTGA
- a CDS encoding aldo/keto reductase has product MEQRRLGGTGLKVSRLGLGTLTWGRDTDEHEARDQLKGFVEAGGTLLDTAAGYGDGASEELIGALLGDVVARDDVVLATKAGVSRSRGAREVNVSRGSLLRTLDGSLKRLGVDHVDLWQVHVWSDDAPLEETLSALDHAVSTGRASYVGVSNYAGWQMAQAATWQRAVPGRVPLASNQVEYSLLNRACEHELVPAGLSLDVGLLAWAPLGRGVLTGKYRTGTPADSRAASPHFGNYVGAYLDPQSRTVVEAVARAADGLQWSPLEVALAWVRDRPGVASALVGARTAAQLRGSLTAEQCVLPDEIRTALDDVSGRAGTTDGP; this is encoded by the coding sequence ATGGAGCAGCGGCGGCTCGGTGGGACGGGACTGAAGGTCTCGCGCCTGGGTCTCGGCACGCTCACCTGGGGCCGCGACACCGACGAGCACGAGGCCCGCGACCAGCTCAAGGGGTTCGTGGAGGCCGGCGGCACGCTGCTCGACACCGCGGCGGGCTACGGCGACGGCGCGTCGGAGGAGCTGATCGGCGCCCTGCTGGGCGACGTGGTAGCCCGCGACGACGTCGTGCTCGCGACCAAGGCGGGGGTCTCCCGGTCCCGCGGCGCCCGTGAGGTCAACGTCTCGCGCGGCTCGCTGCTGCGCACCCTCGACGGCTCGCTCAAGCGCCTCGGGGTGGACCACGTCGACCTGTGGCAGGTGCACGTGTGGTCCGACGACGCGCCGCTCGAGGAGACGCTGAGCGCCCTCGACCACGCCGTGTCGACGGGGCGGGCGTCGTACGTCGGGGTCTCGAACTACGCGGGCTGGCAGATGGCGCAGGCGGCGACCTGGCAGCGGGCGGTCCCCGGGCGGGTGCCGCTGGCCTCGAACCAGGTGGAGTACTCCCTGCTCAACCGCGCCTGCGAGCACGAGCTGGTGCCGGCCGGGCTCTCGCTGGACGTCGGCCTGCTGGCCTGGGCGCCGCTCGGGCGCGGCGTGCTGACCGGCAAGTACCGCACCGGCACCCCGGCCGACTCGCGCGCGGCCTCCCCGCACTTCGGCAACTACGTCGGCGCCTACCTCGACCCGCAGAGCCGCACCGTGGTCGAGGCGGTGGCCCGCGCCGCGGACGGCCTCCAGTGGTCGCCGCTCGAGGTCGCCCTGGCCTGGGTGCGCGACCGGCCCGGCGTCGCCTCCGCGCTGGTCGGCGCCCGCACGGCGGCCCAGCTGCGCGGCTCGCTCACCGCCGAGCAGTGCGTGCTGCCGGACGAGATCCGCACCGCCCTCGACGACGTGTCGGGCCGGGCGGGCACGACCGACGGCCCCTGA
- a CDS encoding undecaprenyl-diphosphate phosphatase — protein MVDFIRAVVLGVLQGLTEFLPISSSAHLRIFPELLGWGDPGAAFTAVVQIGTELAVLLYFRHDIWRIANAWLRSLFQPAWRGHQDSRMGWYIIVGSLPIVVLGIALKDVIERDFRSLWIIGTTLIVLGVVLGVADRIGAMRRSISDMTLQHALMLGGAQALALVPGVSRSGATISAARLLGYDREAATRFAFLLAIPAVIGAGVFQLPEIPGGENAYGTVPTLVATVVSFLVGYAAIAWLLRYVTTRSYLPFVIYRIALGTLTLGLVGTGVLAAGG, from the coding sequence TTGGTCGACTTCATCCGAGCCGTCGTCCTCGGCGTGCTGCAGGGGCTCACCGAGTTCCTGCCCATCTCCAGCAGCGCCCACCTGCGGATCTTCCCCGAGCTGCTCGGCTGGGGCGACCCGGGCGCGGCGTTCACCGCCGTGGTCCAGATCGGCACCGAGCTGGCGGTGCTGCTCTACTTCCGCCACGACATCTGGCGCATCGCCAACGCCTGGCTGCGCTCGCTGTTCCAGCCGGCGTGGCGCGGCCACCAGGACTCCCGCATGGGCTGGTACATCATCGTCGGCTCGCTGCCGATCGTGGTCCTGGGCATCGCGCTGAAGGACGTCATCGAGCGCGACTTCCGCAGCCTGTGGATCATCGGCACCACGCTCATCGTCCTCGGCGTCGTGCTCGGCGTGGCCGACCGCATCGGCGCGATGCGGCGCTCCATCTCCGACATGACCCTCCAGCACGCCCTGATGCTGGGCGGCGCCCAGGCGCTCGCGCTGGTCCCCGGCGTCTCCCGCTCCGGCGCGACGATCAGTGCCGCCCGCCTGCTCGGCTACGACCGCGAGGCCGCGACCCGCTTCGCCTTCCTGCTCGCGATCCCGGCCGTCATCGGCGCCGGGGTCTTCCAGCTGCCGGAGATCCCCGGCGGCGAGAACGCCTACGGCACCGTGCCGACGCTGGTCGCCACGGTCGTGTCGTTCCTCGTCGGGTACGCCGCCATCGCGTGGCTGCTGCGCTACGTCACGACCCGGTCCTACCTGCCGTTCGTGATCTACCGCATCGCGCTCGGCACGCTCACGCTCGGCCTGGTCGGCACCGGGGTGCTGGCCGCCGGAGGCTGA
- a CDS encoding M4 family metallopeptidase, whose product MRVRRPLSATALTLTLLTPLAVAATGLSPATATPDPDAATSASALPPDGSFTLDGAAAAAYELPDDVERVWSTTYADGTTQTRYQQVVDGAEVLGGQVTLLSDASGTTTTVIGAHFASLEPTNVLRLSPAESLRVATDLLGLRGERTTTLKLDPRDGALYYEVETQRFASRPTLYVDAQSGQVTNRFDALAEEGEGVGLKGDTKTIDTSGPAGAYRMISSDGRQETYDAQNRKDHPGVLMTDPDDVWDLTQPATLSPGQSAGVDAHYYAELVDNFYGDTFGRDSIDGEGMKIISTVHYDVGYCNAFWNGEQMTYGDGDGSQCKPLSGGLDVVGHELTHGVTEFTSGLIYENESGALNESFSDMMGNTTEFYADERGLDPAAEPDWLIGEDVIPAGPVYGGAEAGFRDMSAPQNDGNPDHYSERETGTADNGGVHTNSGIPNHAYFLAVNGGRNAGCSAVGSSGHTHTEDCDVTVPALGLDRTKTIFYRAFTSLTEYANMCDARSATVAVAKGADRRSVGLAWDAVGVHKGCTPAVPPPPPCVGDSTAQLPFESPHPYGNNGDCTWTYDNGSPGFAFHFSLLETEAGYDYVYVKDADGNVIATYDGTHPLPGGVTTPCILTSVGSVQLVTDAAVVDQGLTVDAVEPC is encoded by the coding sequence ATGAGAGTGCGCCGACCTCTGAGCGCGACCGCGCTGACCCTGACCCTGCTGACGCCCCTGGCGGTCGCGGCCACCGGCCTGTCCCCCGCCACCGCGACGCCCGACCCCGACGCCGCCACGAGCGCGTCGGCGCTGCCGCCGGACGGGTCGTTCACGCTGGACGGTGCCGCCGCCGCGGCGTACGAGCTGCCGGACGACGTCGAGCGTGTCTGGAGCACCACCTACGCCGACGGGACCACCCAGACCCGCTACCAGCAGGTCGTCGACGGGGCCGAGGTCCTCGGCGGCCAGGTCACCCTGCTGAGCGACGCCTCCGGGACGACGACGACCGTGATCGGCGCGCACTTCGCCTCGCTCGAGCCGACCAACGTGCTCCGGCTCTCCCCCGCGGAGTCGCTGCGCGTCGCGACCGACCTGCTCGGTCTGCGTGGTGAGCGCACCACCACGCTGAAGCTCGACCCGCGCGACGGCGCGCTCTACTACGAGGTGGAGACCCAGCGCTTCGCCTCCCGGCCCACGCTGTACGTCGACGCGCAGTCCGGCCAGGTGACCAACCGCTTCGACGCGCTGGCCGAGGAGGGCGAGGGCGTCGGCCTCAAGGGCGACACCAAGACCATCGACACCAGCGGTCCGGCCGGGGCCTACCGGATGATCTCCTCGGACGGGCGCCAGGAGACCTACGACGCCCAGAACCGCAAGGACCACCCCGGCGTGCTCATGACCGACCCCGACGACGTCTGGGACCTCACCCAGCCGGCGACGCTGAGCCCGGGACAGTCGGCCGGCGTGGACGCGCACTACTACGCCGAGCTCGTCGACAACTTCTACGGCGACACCTTCGGCCGCGACAGCATCGACGGCGAGGGCATGAAGATCATCTCGACCGTCCACTACGACGTCGGCTACTGCAACGCCTTCTGGAACGGCGAGCAGATGACCTACGGCGACGGTGACGGCTCGCAGTGCAAGCCGCTCTCCGGCGGTCTCGACGTGGTCGGCCACGAGCTGACGCACGGGGTCACGGAGTTCACCTCGGGCCTCATCTACGAGAACGAGTCGGGCGCGCTCAACGAGTCGTTCAGCGACATGATGGGCAACACCACCGAGTTCTACGCCGACGAGCGCGGCCTCGACCCCGCGGCGGAGCCGGACTGGCTCATCGGCGAGGACGTCATCCCCGCCGGTCCGGTCTACGGCGGTGCGGAGGCCGGGTTCCGCGACATGAGCGCCCCGCAGAACGACGGCAACCCTGACCACTACTCGGAGCGGGAGACCGGCACCGCCGACAACGGCGGCGTGCACACCAACAGCGGCATCCCGAACCACGCCTACTTCCTGGCCGTCAACGGCGGCCGGAACGCCGGCTGCTCCGCGGTGGGCTCCAGCGGTCACACCCACACCGAGGACTGCGACGTGACCGTCCCGGCCCTCGGCCTGGACCGCACCAAGACGATCTTCTACCGGGCCTTCACGAGCCTGACGGAGTACGCCAACATGTGCGACGCCCGCAGCGCCACCGTGGCCGTGGCCAAGGGTGCCGACCGTCGCAGCGTCGGCCTGGCCTGGGACGCGGTCGGCGTGCACAAGGGCTGCACGCCCGCCGTCCCGCCGCCGCCGCCGTGCGTGGGTGACAGCACCGCCCAGCTGCCGTTCGAGTCGCCGCACCCCTACGGCAACAACGGTGACTGCACCTGGACCTACGACAACGGCTCGCCGGGCTTCGCCTTCCACTTCAGCCTCCTGGAGACCGAGGCCGGCTACGACTACGTCTACGTCAAGGACGCCGACGGCAACGTCATCGCCACCTACGACGGCACCCACCCGCTGCCCGGGGGCGTGACCACGCCCTGCATCCTCACCTCGGTGGGGTCGGTGCAGCTGGTCACGGACGCGGCCGTGGTCGACCAGGGCCTGACGGTGGACGCCGTCGAGCCCTGCTAG
- the corA gene encoding magnesium/cobalt transporter CorA, giving the protein MIVDSAWYRDGVRHPLDFTPQALRRVREEARAACADDEEPTGFVWVGLHEPDHAEMADLEEIFGLHPLAVEDSLSRHQRPKVEPYDDMLFMVVKTLWYVDARDEVETGQVSMFIGPDFVVTVRQGEGVELAGVRHDLERKTHLHGHGPSAVVYSVCDRIVDGYEEVAAELETDVDEVEESVFSPGRTQDSRRIYVLKREIAEFRRAVLPLRTPMQRFAATSYPYLHEDSGTFFRDIADHVVRVAEAVETLDQLLSTAFEAHLALITVEQNEDMRRISAWVAIAAVGTLVAGIYGMNFVDMPELGWRFGYAWALSLMVVPGIVLYRIFKKSGWL; this is encoded by the coding sequence ATGATCGTCGACAGCGCGTGGTATCGCGACGGGGTGCGGCACCCGCTGGACTTCACGCCGCAGGCGCTGCGCCGGGTCCGCGAGGAGGCGCGCGCGGCCTGCGCGGACGACGAGGAGCCGACCGGCTTCGTGTGGGTGGGGCTGCACGAGCCCGACCACGCCGAGATGGCCGACCTCGAGGAGATCTTCGGGCTCCACCCGCTGGCCGTGGAGGACTCGCTGTCGCGGCACCAGCGTCCCAAGGTCGAGCCCTACGACGACATGCTGTTCATGGTCGTCAAGACCCTCTGGTACGTCGACGCGCGCGACGAGGTCGAGACCGGGCAGGTCTCGATGTTCATCGGTCCCGACTTCGTCGTCACCGTGCGCCAGGGCGAGGGCGTCGAGCTGGCCGGCGTCCGTCACGACCTCGAGCGCAAGACCCACCTCCACGGGCACGGCCCCTCGGCGGTCGTCTACTCGGTGTGCGACCGCATCGTCGACGGCTACGAGGAGGTGGCCGCCGAGCTCGAGACCGACGTCGACGAGGTCGAGGAGTCGGTGTTCTCCCCCGGCCGCACCCAGGACAGCCGCCGGATCTACGTCCTCAAGCGCGAGATCGCGGAGTTCCGCCGGGCGGTGCTGCCGCTGCGCACCCCCATGCAGCGCTTCGCGGCCACCTCCTACCCCTACCTCCACGAGGACTCGGGCACGTTCTTCCGCGACATCGCCGACCACGTCGTCCGGGTGGCCGAGGCGGTCGAGACGCTCGACCAGCTGCTCTCGACGGCGTTCGAGGCCCACCTGGCCCTCATCACCGTCGAGCAGAACGAGGACATGCGCCGGATCTCGGCCTGGGTCGCGATCGCGGCCGTCGGCACGCTCGTGGCCGGCATCTACGGCATGAACTTCGTCGACATGCCCGAGCTGGGCTGGCGCTTCGGCTACGCGTGGGCGCTCTCGCTGATGGTCGTGCCCGGGATCGTGCTCTACCGGATCTTCAAGAAGTCGGGCTGGCTGTGA
- a CDS encoding MSMEG_4193 family putative phosphomutase → MATVILVRHGRTTANTAGVLAGRSPGVRLDDRGREQVARLGERLSGVPLRGIVSSPMVRCRETAAAVAERQQPGPATVERESALAEVDYGEWTGGTLATLAKEPLWRTVQAHPSAVTFPGGESMSGMAARAVAAVRRWDARVAAEHGDDAPWVAVSHGDVIKAVLADALGIHLDQFQRIVVDPASVSVVRYTPDRPFVLMSNSHDGDLSFLAPPAKKRGAARKRRAPASGDAAVGGGAGPDRG, encoded by the coding sequence ATGGCGACGGTCATCTTGGTCAGGCACGGCCGGACGACGGCCAACACGGCCGGCGTCCTCGCCGGGCGCTCCCCGGGCGTGCGGCTCGACGACCGCGGCCGCGAGCAGGTGGCCCGCCTGGGCGAGCGGCTCTCGGGCGTGCCCCTGCGGGGCATCGTCTCGAGCCCCATGGTGCGGTGCCGCGAGACCGCCGCCGCCGTCGCCGAGCGCCAGCAGCCGGGGCCCGCGACGGTCGAGCGGGAGAGCGCCCTGGCCGAGGTCGACTACGGCGAGTGGACCGGCGGCACGCTGGCGACGCTGGCCAAGGAGCCGCTGTGGCGCACCGTGCAGGCCCACCCCTCCGCGGTCACGTTCCCCGGCGGGGAGTCGATGTCGGGCATGGCCGCACGCGCCGTCGCCGCCGTACGTCGGTGGGACGCGCGGGTGGCCGCCGAGCACGGCGACGACGCGCCCTGGGTGGCGGTCAGCCACGGCGACGTCATCAAGGCCGTCCTGGCCGACGCGCTGGGCATCCACCTCGACCAGTTCCAGCGGATCGTGGTCGACCCGGCGTCGGTCTCGGTCGTCCGCTACACCCCGGACCGCCCCTTCGTGCTGATGTCCAACAGCCACGACGGCGACCTGTCCTTCCTCGCCCCGCCCGCGAAGAAGCGCGGAGCCGCCCGGAAGCGGCGGGCGCCGGCCTCCGGGGACGCCGCGGTCGGCGGCGGCGCCGGACCGGACCGGGGATAG
- a CDS encoding DUF3090 domain-containing protein, giving the protein MPIVHRYDPPERFVAGTVGAPGQRTFFLQARSGVRITSVALEKQQVLVLAERLESLLDDLMQAQGEVLIPAVTPAGSQDSEPLEQPIDEEFRAGTMTLAWDDDAGRVIIEVFPVEDSIEVTEVDPAEGDAPGVSEVVELEVEEIEPDELLVVSLPPALARAFCERAQAVVAAGRPPCQFCGNPLDPAGHLCPRANGFRRR; this is encoded by the coding sequence ATGCCGATCGTTCACCGCTACGACCCGCCGGAGCGCTTCGTGGCCGGCACCGTCGGGGCCCCCGGGCAGCGCACCTTCTTCCTCCAGGCACGCTCCGGCGTGCGCATCACCAGCGTGGCGCTGGAGAAGCAGCAGGTCCTCGTGCTCGCCGAGCGCCTGGAGTCCCTGCTCGACGACCTCATGCAGGCCCAGGGCGAGGTGCTCATCCCCGCCGTCACCCCTGCCGGCTCGCAGGACAGCGAGCCCCTCGAGCAGCCCATCGACGAGGAGTTCCGCGCCGGGACGATGACGCTGGCCTGGGACGACGACGCGGGGCGCGTGATCATCGAGGTCTTCCCGGTCGAGGACTCGATCGAGGTCACCGAGGTCGACCCGGCCGAGGGCGACGCTCCCGGCGTGAGCGAGGTCGTCGAGCTGGAGGTCGAGGAGATCGAGCCAGACGAGCTGCTCGTCGTCAGCCTGCCGCCGGCCCTGGCCCGCGCCTTCTGCGAGCGTGCGCAGGCCGTCGTGGCCGCCGGCCGACCGCCGTGCCAGTTCTGCGGCAACCCCCTGGACCCGGCCGGACACCTGTGCCCGCGGGCGAACGGGTTCCGGCGCCGGTGA